One Maribacter sp. HTCC2170 genomic window, GTTAAGAACTTTTGCATCAGGGAATCTTGATAAAATAAACTCCTTCCCGGACTTACTCTTTTCGTCAGCTATTATGATAATATTTTCCTCAGTGATTTTTTCCTCTACATATTTCAGCATTCTTTCTCTCAACACTTCATCTGATGAATAAGAAAAATAAACATTACTTAGACTCAAATCACTTTTGGCAGGAATTGGAGCAATAACAGGCACTTGGTATTGTGATGCTTGTATCGCGACCTCCTTTAAGGAAGGTAAGTCCAAAGGGCCAACAATGGCACTGACATCTGTTAGGCTTTCACGCATCAAAATTTCCTTGGTCTTTGTTTGGTCCAATTGATTGTCGTACGTTTTTACATCTACAGAAACGCCTAATTTAGCAATGGAGTCAACTGCCATTAAAGCGCCAGAATAAAGTCCCAAACTGTACTTAAGATAATTCTTGTTTTCTATGGTTTCTTTTACAGATTCCTTATCATTTAAATCTAAGCGATTTAATCTAAAAGGAAACATGAAAACCAATTTTGGCCTATTCATGGGATTAATACTATCCAATAAGTTCAACTTGTCCAAAACCAACGAATTTCTAACTTCAAAATCACCAGTCTGATCCACCGGCAATTTCAATACCATTCCCGCTTTTAAACCATCCCTAAGGTCAGGGTTCAATTTCAACAAGTCAACATAAGAAATACCCAATTTACGGGTTAAAGAGAACTCTGTTTGTTTGGGCTTAACTTCGTAAAAAATAAAATTATCTGTGTTCACCTCACCTGGGTCGGCTTTCATCTCTGGAATACGAATCACCATCCCTTCTTTCAATCCTCCTCTTTCTGCTATCTCAGGATTTAAACGAACAATTTCATCTGACTTCACATTGAATTCTTTTTCCAAACGGTAAAAGTTCATTTTAGCAGGTACGGTATAGGATATATACAATTGCGTTTCTTGGTTTTCCAATGAGCTGCCCAAGGGTTTTGGCATTCTAAGCTCCTGACCTTCCGCCAAGTAATCTGTTGTTTTGGATAAATCCGGATTTAACACAAGCATACTATCAATCGTAATGCCGTATTTATGAGCAATACTCCAACGGGTTTCTTTTGGTGCTACTTTGTAAATTTCAAAATCGTCTTCATTGATTGCATTTTCGTCTGGCCTTACTCTTTTGTATTTAGGAATTTTTAATCGCATCCCTTTTTTAAGCAATGAAGAATATAGCTCCGTATTATATTTCTTTATATCATCTTCAGTAATGTGATATCGTTGGGAAATGCCAAACAATGTTTCTCGCTTTCTAACTTTATGCGTAGTAAAACCAATGGGCTCTTCCTGCTCAGGTTTTTCATTTGCCACACGTACAGTTTCTACTTTATCTTTATCAACCTTGATTTCAGAAACTTTCGCACCAACAGGGATTACCAAGATGGTATTGGGAGTAACATCATCTCCTTGTTTAATTTCTTTGTTATAAGTGAGAATGTTATAAGGTGTCACCTTATAATGTTTTGCAATACTTTCTAAGGTTTCCCCTTTCTTTACCGCGTGGGTAGTAAACTTTTGAGCAGTTGCCTTGCATCCTATCAATGTAAATACGAGCAATACTACAATATTCTTTAAAAATTGGTTCATAACTATTCCCATTCTATAGTAGCCGGAGGTTTAGAACTTATATCATAAACAACCCTATTGACCCCGGGTACTTTATTTATTATTTCATTAGATGTTTTCTGCAAAAACTCATAGGGCAAATCTACCCAATCAGCCGTCATTCCGTCTGTACTTTCGACCGCACGTAAAGCTACACATTTTTCATATGTTCTTTCATCTCCCATTACCCCTACACTATTTACGGGTAAAAGCATGGCTCCGGCCTGCCAAACCTTATCATAAAGTCCCCATTCCCTTAATCCATTGATAAAAATGGCATCAACTTCTTGTAAAATAGCAACTTTATCCCGGGTGATATCTCCTAAAATTCGAATTGCCAGTCCTGGTCCTGGGAAAGGGTGTCTACCCAATCGCTCGTCATCAATATTCATACTGGCCCCAACTCTACGCACCTCATCTTTAAACAACATTTTTAAAGGCTCTACTACTTTCAATTTCATAAAATCGGGCAAACCTCCAACATTGTGGTGACTTTTAATTGTCGCCGAGGGGCCTCCCGTCGCTGAAACCGATTCAATAACATCGGGATAAATGGTTCCTTGCGCCAACCATTTTGCATCTTCAACCATATGTGACTCATCGTCAAAAACATCAATAAACACCTTGCCTATGATTTTTCGTTTTTTCTCTGGATCACTTTCACCAGCCAATGCATCCAAAAAGCGTGCCGAAGCATCAACCCCTTTTACATTAAGCCCCATGTGCTCATACTGATCCAATACATCTTGGAATTCATTTTTCCTCAATAACCCATTGTTTACGAAGATGCAATGCAAGTGTTTTCCAATTGCTTTGTGCAACAAAATCGCGGCAACAGTGGAATCTACTCCTCCAGATAATCCGAGGATGACCTTATCATCTCCGATCTTCTTTTTCAATTCGGCAACTGTACTATCTACGAAAGCATCTGGTGTCCAGGATTGTTTAACACCAGCGATATGTACCAAAAAGTTTTCCAAAATCATTTTTCCTTGAGTGGTATGATACACTTCTGGATGAAATTGAATAGCATAGGTATCTTCTCCGTCAATTCTATATGCGGCATTTTTCACATCTCCCGTGCTCGCCAAAATAACCGCATTTTCAGGCAACTCCTGTATCGTGTCGCTGTGGCTCATCCAAACCTGTGACCCATCAGTAATCTCATAAAAGAAGCGTTCGTCACTCTTTATTGATGTTAACCTTGCGCGGCCGTACTCCCTAGTATTTGAAGGGGCCACATTACCCCCGTTGAAATGGGCCAAATATTGAGCGCCGTAACATACTCCCAGTAAAGGCATTTTACCCTTAATTTGCGAAAGATCTGGATGTGGCGCATCATCTGCTCTGACAGAAAATGGGGAGCCCGATAGTATAACGGCTTTATAGGCCGACATATCTTTAGGCACTTTATTGAATGGTTTTATTTCACAGAAAATATTCAATTCGCGAACCCTTCTAGCGATGAGTTGTGTGTACTGCGAACCGAAGTCAAGAATAAGGACGTTGTTTTGCATGCGCAAAAATAGCAAATTGAAAAAACCAAAAAAGCATCTGAAGAAGATATTTATCCAACTATCATGAAACTTATAAACATGAAAAGTGGAAACGAAGATATTTACATTAGTACAAGACTAAAACAAGGTTTTAATTATTCCAAAATAATTAAAATCAACCATACCGTCCATGACTATATTTGACATCAATTCACAAGGATTTTTCTGATAAATTCCTTATTTTTATAGGACTAATAGATATATACATTTTACACATAAAACCACACAATATGCACACAGAAACAGTATATTCAAGTGACCTGACCTTTAATTTGGAAATCTGGAAAAGAGAACTTAAGTTTCATATGTCCGAACTGGATATGTTTCAACAAAAACTTGAGGAAATCATTACCAGGGAAGGCATTGACAAATCTTCTATTGAGATTGAAAGTTTTCAGAACAAAATAATGATAGAACGCGATGCTATTGGAAAATTATTACATCGTTGCAGAGCTAAATTAGGAAATCTTCACAGTGCAGATTACTACAAGAACATTGATGGCAAAATACAATATGAGAAACGCTCGCTTTATGAAGATTTAAAACATTACATCAAATTACATTATAATTTCAAAGAAGCAATAATGGACTTCTTTTTAAGATCGCTGTAGCATGTGATTAAGAACAAAATTTAAAAAAGAAAAAGCCTCGACCCTACATCGAGGCTTTTCTAAATCAAAATCAAAAAACCAACCTAAACACATGAACTAATTAATAACTAAACTTAATTTTCTAATTCATAGCAATTTGTATATATAACAACCTAACCTTAAAATACCCTACCTCGTTTTTCGTTTTTTTTGAAAAAAAAAGAAAATTATTTATACAGACACCCATTTTTACAGGTTGAAATACCCTTTTAAGCGGCTATCTATTCCCATAAGAACATAACAAATGCCTATCTTTATATTCAATAAATTAAAAGGAATGGCGGACAGAATTTTTGAAAAAATAAAACAGGAGTTAAAAAAAGGCGCATTTAAAAAAGGGCATTATTTTAAGTATTTTACTCTGGCAACTTTAGGGGTTGATAAATATGCAAGACTTAGGTTAGTAGCATTACGAAATGTTTCTGAAGATTTAAAATTGACATTTTTTACCGATAAACGCTCCAAAAAAGTGTTGCATATAAAGGAGAACAATAAGGTGAGCCTTCTCTTCTACCATCACAAAAAATTGGTTCAGCTTCGAATAGAAGGTCTGGCTAAAATCAATAATGATCAATTTGAAATCAAAAAAAATTGGGCCGAAGTAGGTGCAGAATCCAAAAAAGACTACTTGACAAAAAAAGCTCCGGGAACGTCAATCAAAAGTCCTGAAAATCTGGAATATCTTAAAGAGGGTGATTTCTTCTCTATTGTTGAGATAGAACCATTTAGAATCGAGTATTTAAAACTCAAAAAAAATGGTCATTCCAAAATCAAATTCGATAAAACAGATAAAGGTTGGTCCAGCGAGTACCTAGTGCCTTAATCAACTATTCCATTGTTTCCAAAACCGCTACTATATCTTCAATTGTAGTATCAGGATTTATGAAGCAAAAACGAGCAACGGTCTCGGTAACCTTATCATTAATCCATTTTGTAGGAGTAACCAACGCAAATCCATCACGGTGATTTTTATAGGTCCAATTTCTATAATCATCGGGAGACCATCCTTTGCGACGAAAAAGCACACAGGAAAGGCTTGGTTCACGAACCAATTCCACATGTCCCCTGTCATTAATTAACTCCCCGGCTAAATTTGCCAATTTTATTCCCATTTCAACTGCCCATTTATATCGGTCTGTACCGTGCATTGCCAATGAAAACCATAAAGGCAACCCCCTAACTCTTCTTGTCAATTGAATTTGGTAGTCTGCAGGATTAAAGCCCTTAGCGCCCTCATCTTTGAAAATGTCCAAATACGAACCTTCTTGGGAATGAGCCGCTTTTGCCAACTCGGGATTCTTATAAATTACAGCGCCACAATCATAAGGTGAGAACAACCATTTATGAGGGTCGATTGTAATACTGTCCGCTTTCTCTATTCCATTAAATAAATGGCGAACTGAATCAGCAGCCAATGCCCCGCCGCCGTATGCAGCATCAACATGAAACCAAAGTTGTTCTTTATCACATACATGGGCAATACCTTCTAGATCATCAATGATACCTGCATTTGTTGTACCACCCGTTCCGACTACCGCAAAAAGTCGTTTTCGCTGATGGTCATCCAGCTCTTTTATTTTCTTCTCTAAATCTGCGCCAGACATTAAATCCTCTGCTTCTACCAGCAATACATCGGCATCAATCACTTTTGCCATTGCCTTGATTGAAGAATGGGCTCCTGCAGAGGTTATTACCAAGGCCTTTTCACCTCTGTTTTCCGGGTTTCTTCTCCAGTATTCCCTGGCGGTAACCATCGCAGAAAGATTTGCAGCCGTACCACCGCTTGTAAATACTCCAAATGCACCTTCTGGTAAACCCGTTAGGGAAACCAACCATTTCATAGCCTCATTTTCACAGAAAATTCCTCCAGCGCCCTCCATCCAATACGCACCATGAATACTAGAGGCCGAAGTAACCAAATCGAACATAATCGCTGCCCTCGTCGGTGCAGCGGGAACAAAGGCAAGGTGTCTAGGATGATCAATTGGAACTGTTGCCTTTACCAAAACATCTTTGAACAATTGAAAAGCATTTTCACCGCCAATACCTTTGTCGGTAATAGTTTCCCCAACCAATTCGCGCAATTCTTCTTCTTTCTTGGGTTGTCCTAACTCAGGAGATGTTTTTGTTATACGATTTATGGCATATTTCATGACATCCAATGTCATTTCCACCAGTTCTATATCAATATTATGCATTGAATAAAAGTTTTAGCAAAAATAGGTGATCGTACGTTAAAAGGACTAGAATCTTGCTATTGATACAAAATTGAAAACTCAGCTTTCAAGGGAAGTAGTTCTTTCATCAACATTGGAATCAATTCATCGCCATACTCTAAATAAAGCTCGGAGAAATTTAAACTTCGTTCTTGCAAAGACCCATTGGGAAAAAGCTCATTCTGGATTTCAGTCATTCGCTGCACATGATCCTTTAACTTTCGCTTTTGGGCCTTAAGCAACCTTTTTTCAAGATTGTCCAATCCTTTTAATTGTTTTGATTCTTGAGCCTTAACAGCTCCGTAAAACGATTTATCAGTTTTTTCAGCGATAGTATACAACGCTTTGAACTGTTCAGATAAGTGTTTTTTTTGTTCTGAAAAATCAATTTCGATATTTGAAATTTCCCTGATCTTTTTATTTATGAAACTGTGCTGTCCCATAAATAGGTCCGGCGCAGCTAAGTTCATATGCTCCAATTTGGACTTTTGTTTTGAGGATACGACCAATGCAGAATTCCGAAGCAATATAATAGGGAAATCTATTTCAAAGGCTTCGAAAGATTCTTTTAGCT contains:
- a CDS encoding pyridoxal phosphate-dependent decarboxylase family protein; the protein is MHNIDIELVEMTLDVMKYAINRITKTSPELGQPKKEEELRELVGETITDKGIGGENAFQLFKDVLVKATVPIDHPRHLAFVPAAPTRAAIMFDLVTSASSIHGAYWMEGAGGIFCENEAMKWLVSLTGLPEGAFGVFTSGGTAANLSAMVTAREYWRRNPENRGEKALVITSAGAHSSIKAMAKVIDADVLLVEAEDLMSGADLEKKIKELDDHQRKRLFAVVGTGGTTNAGIIDDLEGIAHVCDKEQLWFHVDAAYGGGALAADSVRHLFNGIEKADSITIDPHKWLFSPYDCGAVIYKNPELAKAAHSQEGSYLDIFKDEGAKGFNPADYQIQLTRRVRGLPLWFSLAMHGTDRYKWAVEMGIKLANLAGELINDRGHVELVREPSLSCVLFRRKGWSPDDYRNWTYKNHRDGFALVTPTKWINDKVTETVARFCFINPDTTIEDIVAVLETME
- a CDS encoding LysM peptidoglycan-binding domain-containing protein, giving the protein MNQFLKNIVVLLVFTLIGCKATAQKFTTHAVKKGETLESIAKHYKVTPYNILTYNKEIKQGDDVTPNTILVIPVGAKVSEIKVDKDKVETVRVANEKPEQEEPIGFTTHKVRKRETLFGISQRYHITEDDIKKYNTELYSSLLKKGMRLKIPKYKRVRPDENAINEDDFEIYKVAPKETRWSIAHKYGITIDSMLVLNPDLSKTTDYLAEGQELRMPKPLGSSLENQETQLYISYTVPAKMNFYRLEKEFNVKSDEIVRLNPEIAERGGLKEGMVIRIPEMKADPGEVNTDNFIFYEVKPKQTEFSLTRKLGISYVDLLKLNPDLRDGLKAGMVLKLPVDQTGDFEVRNSLVLDKLNLLDSINPMNRPKLVFMFPFRLNRLDLNDKESVKETIENKNYLKYSLGLYSGALMAVDSIAKLGVSVDVKTYDNQLDQTKTKEILMRESLTDVSAIVGPLDLPSLKEVAIQASQYQVPVIAPIPAKSDLSLSNVYFSYSSDEVLRERMLKYVEEKITEENIIIIADEKSKSGKEFILSRFPDAKVLNVTEEEKNIGINREKLATLLSEEFENWVFVETDNFKLISSVVSILNSFEDALLDPETSKVKVQVRMFTTNKNKSFDNDIISSTHLSNLRFTYPSVYREASNSAFVEAYQKRFGDIPDRYAVRGFDLTYDLLLKLAYKNNLMEVSKIIGETEYTGNKFSYEKDMTSGYFNQASYIMAIDDLRVVELKD
- the guaA gene encoding glutamine-hydrolyzing GMP synthase, with the protein product MQNNVLILDFGSQYTQLIARRVRELNIFCEIKPFNKVPKDMSAYKAVILSGSPFSVRADDAPHPDLSQIKGKMPLLGVCYGAQYLAHFNGGNVAPSNTREYGRARLTSIKSDERFFYEITDGSQVWMSHSDTIQELPENAVILASTGDVKNAAYRIDGEDTYAIQFHPEVYHTTQGKMILENFLVHIAGVKQSWTPDAFVDSTVAELKKKIGDDKVILGLSGGVDSTVAAILLHKAIGKHLHCIFVNNGLLRKNEFQDVLDQYEHMGLNVKGVDASARFLDALAGESDPEKKRKIIGKVFIDVFDDESHMVEDAKWLAQGTIYPDVIESVSATGGPSATIKSHHNVGGLPDFMKLKVVEPLKMLFKDEVRRVGASMNIDDERLGRHPFPGPGLAIRILGDITRDKVAILQEVDAIFINGLREWGLYDKVWQAGAMLLPVNSVGVMGDERTYEKCVALRAVESTDGMTADWVDLPYEFLQKTSNEIINKVPGVNRVVYDISSKPPATIEWE
- a CDS encoding pyridoxamine 5'-phosphate oxidase family protein, whose amino-acid sequence is MADRIFEKIKQELKKGAFKKGHYFKYFTLATLGVDKYARLRLVALRNVSEDLKLTFFTDKRSKKVLHIKENNKVSLLFYHHKKLVQLRIEGLAKINNDQFEIKKNWAEVGAESKKDYLTKKAPGTSIKSPENLEYLKEGDFFSIVEIEPFRIEYLKLKKNGHSKIKFDKTDKGWSSEYLVP